In Erigeron canadensis isolate Cc75 chromosome 6, C_canadensis_v1, whole genome shotgun sequence, the following are encoded in one genomic region:
- the LOC122602681 gene encoding ABC transporter B family member 15-like isoform X2 — translation MFNMNKQRTETNRKVSNGSFSSLFMHADRADMLLMVLGLVGAIGEGMGMPAVLYITSNIMNSIGDASSLSKNDVYIDQINKNAVNLCYVALAKFVACFFAERQASKLRSTYLKAVLRQEIAYFDLNVTSTADIITSVSSDSLIIQEVLSEKVPTFVMNITAFIGAIVVAFILLWRLAIVGLPFILLLVTPSLLYRKVFMSLSRKIREEYNKVDAVAEQAISSVRTVYSFVGESKTIRDYSAALQGAVTLGLKQGLVKGLVMGSNGVVYAVWAFLCWYGSRLVMYHGARGGTVCAVGSGIASGGLSFGSALATVKYLSDAMAASERISEVIKRVPAIDSYGMDGLILQEVSGEVQFKNVTFAYPSRPESVVFDNFNLKVPAGMTVALVGGSGFGKSTVIALLQRFYDPQGGEICVDGVRIDKLQLKWLRSQMGLVSQEPILFATTVKENILFGKEDATMEEVIEAAKVSNAHNFISQLPQAYDTQVGERGIQMSGGQKQRISIARAIIKSPRILLLDEATSALDSGSERVVQEALDRVAIGRTTIVIAHRLSTIRNADLIMVVQNGQVVESGSHNELIQLEDGCYTSLVRLQETKENVEPLNVTPPKPPLISSTFDVHNTCSRRQSIVSRSSSATSANSSGGEIVTLQADKQFAVPSFKRLLATNISEWKHALLGSVGAILCGAVQPGFSFSIGSMISVYFLADHDEIKKKTMIYTLCFAGLGVFSVLINIIQHYNFAAMGEYLTKKVREKMLSNILTFEIGWFDGEDNSSGAICSRLATDANLVRSLVGDRCSLLIQTLSAMTVACTTGLVIAWRYALVLIAVQPLIIICYYCRCVLLKNMSQKAMKSQDESSKLAAEAVSNLRTIISFSSQTRILKMLKETQKAPMRESIRQAWYAGLGLGFSQSLMACTWALGYWYGGTLISDGHLGAKAFFQTYMILVNTGRVIGEAGTMTNDLAKGSDAVESVFAVLDRDTLIDPEDPNGKKPDLVTGHVEICDIVFAYPARPDIRIFNGFSINIEAGKSTALVGQSGSGKSTIIGLIERFYDPMKGAVKVDGMDIKLYHLRTLRRFIALVSQEPALFAGSIRENIIYGASEEVSESEIVDAAKAANAHDFITVLKDGFDTWCGERGVQLSGGQKQRIAVARAILKNPTVLLLDEATSALDSQSEKLVQDALDRMMVGRTSVVVAHRLSTIQSCDTIAVLEKGAVVEIGNHGSLLAKEPTGTYYSLVNLQKSDSTNHSIDY, via the exons ATGTTTAACATGAATAAACAAAGAACAGAAACAAACAGGAAGGTCAGCAATGGATCATTCAGCTCACTTTTTATGCATGCAGACCGTGCGGACATGCTTCTCATGGTTCTTGGACTTGTTGGTGCCATCGGCGAAGGAATGGGGATGCCGGCGGTGTTATATATCACCAGCAACATCATGAACAGCATTGGGGACGCATCGTCCTTATCTAAGAATGATGTCTACATTGATCAAATCAATAag AATGCTGTAAATCTTTGTTACGTGGCACTTGCAAAATTTGTTGCTTGTTTTTTTG CAGAGAGACAAGCATCAAAACTGAGGTCTACATACTTGAAAGCGGTTTTAAGGCAAGAAATAGCTTATTTTGACCTTAATGTTACAAGTACAGCCGATATTATAACTAGCGTTTCAAGTGATAGTCTCATCATTCAAGAAGTCTTGAGTGAAAAG GTACCGACGTTTGTGATGAACATAACAGCTTTCATTGGGGCTATTGTAGTTGCATTTATATTGTTATGGAGGCTAGCAATTGTTGGGCTTCCATTCATTTTACTTTTAGTTACACCTAGTCTGTTATACAGAAAGGTTTTCATGAGCTTATCAAGAAAAATCAGGGAAGAGTATAATAAGGTTGATGCAGTGGCAGAGCAGGCGATTTCTTCAGTAAGGACAGTTTATTCTTTTGTCGGTGAAAGCAAGACCATCAGGGACTACTCTGCTGCTCTGCAGGGAGCAGTAACACTAGGTTTAAAGCAGGGCTTGGTTAAAGGGCTTGTAATGGGTAGTAATGGTGTTGTGTATGCTGTCTGGGCTTTCTTGTGTTGGTATGGTAGCAGATTGGTGATGTACCACGGAGCTAGAGGCGGCACGGTGTGCGCTGTTGGATCTGGAATAGCCTCTGGTGGACT GTCATTCGGGTCTGCATTAGCTACTGTGAAGTACTTATCAGATGCAATGGCTGCCAGTGAACGCATAAGTGAAGTGATCAAAAGAGTTCCAGCTATTGATTCATACGGCATGGATGGGCTGATATTACAGGAAGTATCTGGTGAAGTCCAATTCAAAAATGTGACGTTTGCATACCCGTCAAGGCCAGAATCGGTGGTATTTGATAACTTTAACTTAAAAGTTCCAGCGGGGATGACCGTTGCGTTGGTAGGCGGGAGTGGCTTTGGTAAATCAACAGTGATTGCATTGCTGCAAAGATTTTATGATCCTCAAGGTGGAGAGATCTGCGTAGATGGAGTGAGGATTGATAAGCTTCAACTAAAATGGTTAAGATCACAAATGGGTTTAGTGAGTCAAGAGCCTATTCTATTCGCGACCACCGTAAAAGAGAATATACTTTTTGGCAAGGAAGATGCAACTATGGAAGAGGTTATTGAAGCTGCAAAAGTTTCAAATGCTCATAACTTCATCTCTCAGTTACCCCAGGCTTATGATACCCAG GTTGGTGAAAGAGGAATTCAAATGTCAGGTGGGCAAAAGCAAAGAATTTCAATTGCCCGTGCAATAATTAAATCGCCTCGCATCCTTCTCTTGGATGAGGCAACAAGTGCACTCGACTCAGGATCAGAGCGTGTTGTTCAAGAAGCACTTGATCGTGTGGCCATTGGCCGAACCACCATCGTCATAGCTCACCGCCTTTCCACAATTAGAAATGCAGATTTAATAATGGTAGTCCAGAATGGTCAGGTTGTGGAGTCTGGCTCCCATAATGAACTTATTCAACTAGAAGACGGGTGTTACACATCACTCGTTCGCCTTCAAGAAACCAAGGAAAATGTTGAACCCCTCAATGTAACCCCTCCAAAACCACCGTTGATCTCTTCAACATTTGATGTCCACAACACATGCAGCCGTCGGCAGTCAATAGTGAGTCGGTCTAGCTCTGCAACATCAGCAAACAGCAGTGGAGGGGAAATCGTTACCTTACAGGCAGACAAACAATTTGCAGTGCCATCCTTTAAGAGGCTTTTAGCAACGAACATTTCTGAATGGAAGCATGCACTACTTGGGAGTGTGGGAGCAATTCTATGTGGTGCAGTTCAACCTGGTTTCTCTTTCTCAATTGGATCGATGATATCAGTCTATTTCTTGGCAGATCATGatgaaataaagaagaaaacaatGATTTATACACTGTGTTTCGCGGGATTGGGAGTTTTCTCGGTTTTAATTAACATCATTCAGCATTACAACTTTGCAGCCATGGGTGAGTACTTGACAAAGAAGGTCCGAGAAAAGATGTTGTCGAACATACTCACCTTTGAAATTGGGTGGTTTGATGGGGAAGATAATTCAAGTGGAGCCATATGTTCAAGGCTCGCTACTGATGCCAATTTG GTGCGATCGTTGGTGGGTGATCGATGCTCTCTTCTGATTCAAACACTCTCTGCAATGACGGTTGCATGCACGACGGGGTTGGTGATCGCATGGAGATATGCATTGGTCCTAATAGCGGTTCAGCCACTAATAATTATATGCTATTATTGCAGATGCGTTCTGTTAAAGAACATGTCACAAAAAGCCATGAAATCACAAGACGAAAGCAGCAAGCTCGCAGCAGAAGCTGTTTCAAATCTACGAACTATCATTTCCTTTTCATCTCAAACACGAATACTCAAAATGCTTAAAGAGACCCAAAAGGCGCCAATGCGTGAAAGCATCAGACAAGCTTGGTATGCTGGATTAGGGCTCGGGTTTTCTCAAAGCCTTATGGCTTGTACTTGGGCTCTAGGCTACTGGTATGGTGGGACACTCATAAGTGACGGTCATCTTGGGGCAAAAGCATTTTTCCAGACATACATGATTTTAGTAAACACAGGAAGAGTAATCGGGGAAGCTGGAACAATGACAAATGATCTGGCCAAAGGGTCTGATGCTGTGGAGTCAGTATTTGCAGTACTCGATCGTGACACCTTGATAGATCCCGAGGATCCTAATGGTAAGAAGCCCGACCTTGTTACAGGTCATGTAGAGATATGTGATATTGTGTTTGCATACCCTGCTCGTCCTGACATTAGGATCTTTAACGGATTTTCCATCAATATTGAAGCTGGAAAATCCACGGCATTGGTTGGACAGAGTGGGTCCGGGAAATCAACCATAATCGGGTTAATCGAGCGTTTTTACGACCCCATGAAAGGGGCTGTCAAAGTTGATGGAATGGATATAAAATTGTACCATTTAAGAACTTTGAGGAGATTTATTGCACTCGTGAGTCAAGAACCGGCGTTATTCGCTGGTAGCATACGTGAAAACATCATATATGGGGCTTCAGAGGAAGTTAGTGAATCAGAGATTGTTGATGCTGCAAAAGCAGCTAATGCTCATGACTTTATAACGGTTTTAAAAGATGGGTTTGATACATGGTGTGGTGAGCGTGGGGTACAGCTCTCTGGGGGGCAAAAACAACGTATCGCTGTAGCGCGGGCAATACTAAAAAACCCGACAGTTTTATTACTAGACGAAGCAACTAGTGCACTAGATAGTCAATCAGAGAAATTAGTGCAAGACGCACTCGACAGAATGATGGTGGGGCGGACAAGTGTGGTGGTCGCACATCGGTTAAGTACCATACAAAGTTGTGACACCATTGCAGTGTTGGAAAAAGGAGCAGTGGTCGAGATTGGAAACCATGGTTCGTTGCTAGCGAAAGAACCAACCGGAACTTACTACTCCTTGGTGAATCTTCAAAAGTCTGATTCTACCAATCATAGTATAGACTACTAA
- the LOC122602681 gene encoding ABC transporter B family member 15-like isoform X1, with product MFNMNKQRTETNRKVSNGSFSSLFMHADRADMLLMVLGLVGAIGEGMGMPAVLYITSNIMNSIGDASSLSKNDVYIDQINKNAVNLCYVALAKFVACFFEGYCWSRTAERQASKLRSTYLKAVLRQEIAYFDLNVTSTADIITSVSSDSLIIQEVLSEKVPTFVMNITAFIGAIVVAFILLWRLAIVGLPFILLLVTPSLLYRKVFMSLSRKIREEYNKVDAVAEQAISSVRTVYSFVGESKTIRDYSAALQGAVTLGLKQGLVKGLVMGSNGVVYAVWAFLCWYGSRLVMYHGARGGTVCAVGSGIASGGLSFGSALATVKYLSDAMAASERISEVIKRVPAIDSYGMDGLILQEVSGEVQFKNVTFAYPSRPESVVFDNFNLKVPAGMTVALVGGSGFGKSTVIALLQRFYDPQGGEICVDGVRIDKLQLKWLRSQMGLVSQEPILFATTVKENILFGKEDATMEEVIEAAKVSNAHNFISQLPQAYDTQVGERGIQMSGGQKQRISIARAIIKSPRILLLDEATSALDSGSERVVQEALDRVAIGRTTIVIAHRLSTIRNADLIMVVQNGQVVESGSHNELIQLEDGCYTSLVRLQETKENVEPLNVTPPKPPLISSTFDVHNTCSRRQSIVSRSSSATSANSSGGEIVTLQADKQFAVPSFKRLLATNISEWKHALLGSVGAILCGAVQPGFSFSIGSMISVYFLADHDEIKKKTMIYTLCFAGLGVFSVLINIIQHYNFAAMGEYLTKKVREKMLSNILTFEIGWFDGEDNSSGAICSRLATDANLVRSLVGDRCSLLIQTLSAMTVACTTGLVIAWRYALVLIAVQPLIIICYYCRCVLLKNMSQKAMKSQDESSKLAAEAVSNLRTIISFSSQTRILKMLKETQKAPMRESIRQAWYAGLGLGFSQSLMACTWALGYWYGGTLISDGHLGAKAFFQTYMILVNTGRVIGEAGTMTNDLAKGSDAVESVFAVLDRDTLIDPEDPNGKKPDLVTGHVEICDIVFAYPARPDIRIFNGFSINIEAGKSTALVGQSGSGKSTIIGLIERFYDPMKGAVKVDGMDIKLYHLRTLRRFIALVSQEPALFAGSIRENIIYGASEEVSESEIVDAAKAANAHDFITVLKDGFDTWCGERGVQLSGGQKQRIAVARAILKNPTVLLLDEATSALDSQSEKLVQDALDRMMVGRTSVVVAHRLSTIQSCDTIAVLEKGAVVEIGNHGSLLAKEPTGTYYSLVNLQKSDSTNHSIDY from the exons ATGTTTAACATGAATAAACAAAGAACAGAAACAAACAGGAAGGTCAGCAATGGATCATTCAGCTCACTTTTTATGCATGCAGACCGTGCGGACATGCTTCTCATGGTTCTTGGACTTGTTGGTGCCATCGGCGAAGGAATGGGGATGCCGGCGGTGTTATATATCACCAGCAACATCATGAACAGCATTGGGGACGCATCGTCCTTATCTAAGAATGATGTCTACATTGATCAAATCAATAag AATGCTGTAAATCTTTGTTACGTGGCACTTGCAAAATTTGTTGCTTGTTTTTTTG AGGGGTATTGCTGGTCAAGAACAGCAGAGAGACAAGCATCAAAACTGAGGTCTACATACTTGAAAGCGGTTTTAAGGCAAGAAATAGCTTATTTTGACCTTAATGTTACAAGTACAGCCGATATTATAACTAGCGTTTCAAGTGATAGTCTCATCATTCAAGAAGTCTTGAGTGAAAAG GTACCGACGTTTGTGATGAACATAACAGCTTTCATTGGGGCTATTGTAGTTGCATTTATATTGTTATGGAGGCTAGCAATTGTTGGGCTTCCATTCATTTTACTTTTAGTTACACCTAGTCTGTTATACAGAAAGGTTTTCATGAGCTTATCAAGAAAAATCAGGGAAGAGTATAATAAGGTTGATGCAGTGGCAGAGCAGGCGATTTCTTCAGTAAGGACAGTTTATTCTTTTGTCGGTGAAAGCAAGACCATCAGGGACTACTCTGCTGCTCTGCAGGGAGCAGTAACACTAGGTTTAAAGCAGGGCTTGGTTAAAGGGCTTGTAATGGGTAGTAATGGTGTTGTGTATGCTGTCTGGGCTTTCTTGTGTTGGTATGGTAGCAGATTGGTGATGTACCACGGAGCTAGAGGCGGCACGGTGTGCGCTGTTGGATCTGGAATAGCCTCTGGTGGACT GTCATTCGGGTCTGCATTAGCTACTGTGAAGTACTTATCAGATGCAATGGCTGCCAGTGAACGCATAAGTGAAGTGATCAAAAGAGTTCCAGCTATTGATTCATACGGCATGGATGGGCTGATATTACAGGAAGTATCTGGTGAAGTCCAATTCAAAAATGTGACGTTTGCATACCCGTCAAGGCCAGAATCGGTGGTATTTGATAACTTTAACTTAAAAGTTCCAGCGGGGATGACCGTTGCGTTGGTAGGCGGGAGTGGCTTTGGTAAATCAACAGTGATTGCATTGCTGCAAAGATTTTATGATCCTCAAGGTGGAGAGATCTGCGTAGATGGAGTGAGGATTGATAAGCTTCAACTAAAATGGTTAAGATCACAAATGGGTTTAGTGAGTCAAGAGCCTATTCTATTCGCGACCACCGTAAAAGAGAATATACTTTTTGGCAAGGAAGATGCAACTATGGAAGAGGTTATTGAAGCTGCAAAAGTTTCAAATGCTCATAACTTCATCTCTCAGTTACCCCAGGCTTATGATACCCAG GTTGGTGAAAGAGGAATTCAAATGTCAGGTGGGCAAAAGCAAAGAATTTCAATTGCCCGTGCAATAATTAAATCGCCTCGCATCCTTCTCTTGGATGAGGCAACAAGTGCACTCGACTCAGGATCAGAGCGTGTTGTTCAAGAAGCACTTGATCGTGTGGCCATTGGCCGAACCACCATCGTCATAGCTCACCGCCTTTCCACAATTAGAAATGCAGATTTAATAATGGTAGTCCAGAATGGTCAGGTTGTGGAGTCTGGCTCCCATAATGAACTTATTCAACTAGAAGACGGGTGTTACACATCACTCGTTCGCCTTCAAGAAACCAAGGAAAATGTTGAACCCCTCAATGTAACCCCTCCAAAACCACCGTTGATCTCTTCAACATTTGATGTCCACAACACATGCAGCCGTCGGCAGTCAATAGTGAGTCGGTCTAGCTCTGCAACATCAGCAAACAGCAGTGGAGGGGAAATCGTTACCTTACAGGCAGACAAACAATTTGCAGTGCCATCCTTTAAGAGGCTTTTAGCAACGAACATTTCTGAATGGAAGCATGCACTACTTGGGAGTGTGGGAGCAATTCTATGTGGTGCAGTTCAACCTGGTTTCTCTTTCTCAATTGGATCGATGATATCAGTCTATTTCTTGGCAGATCATGatgaaataaagaagaaaacaatGATTTATACACTGTGTTTCGCGGGATTGGGAGTTTTCTCGGTTTTAATTAACATCATTCAGCATTACAACTTTGCAGCCATGGGTGAGTACTTGACAAAGAAGGTCCGAGAAAAGATGTTGTCGAACATACTCACCTTTGAAATTGGGTGGTTTGATGGGGAAGATAATTCAAGTGGAGCCATATGTTCAAGGCTCGCTACTGATGCCAATTTG GTGCGATCGTTGGTGGGTGATCGATGCTCTCTTCTGATTCAAACACTCTCTGCAATGACGGTTGCATGCACGACGGGGTTGGTGATCGCATGGAGATATGCATTGGTCCTAATAGCGGTTCAGCCACTAATAATTATATGCTATTATTGCAGATGCGTTCTGTTAAAGAACATGTCACAAAAAGCCATGAAATCACAAGACGAAAGCAGCAAGCTCGCAGCAGAAGCTGTTTCAAATCTACGAACTATCATTTCCTTTTCATCTCAAACACGAATACTCAAAATGCTTAAAGAGACCCAAAAGGCGCCAATGCGTGAAAGCATCAGACAAGCTTGGTATGCTGGATTAGGGCTCGGGTTTTCTCAAAGCCTTATGGCTTGTACTTGGGCTCTAGGCTACTGGTATGGTGGGACACTCATAAGTGACGGTCATCTTGGGGCAAAAGCATTTTTCCAGACATACATGATTTTAGTAAACACAGGAAGAGTAATCGGGGAAGCTGGAACAATGACAAATGATCTGGCCAAAGGGTCTGATGCTGTGGAGTCAGTATTTGCAGTACTCGATCGTGACACCTTGATAGATCCCGAGGATCCTAATGGTAAGAAGCCCGACCTTGTTACAGGTCATGTAGAGATATGTGATATTGTGTTTGCATACCCTGCTCGTCCTGACATTAGGATCTTTAACGGATTTTCCATCAATATTGAAGCTGGAAAATCCACGGCATTGGTTGGACAGAGTGGGTCCGGGAAATCAACCATAATCGGGTTAATCGAGCGTTTTTACGACCCCATGAAAGGGGCTGTCAAAGTTGATGGAATGGATATAAAATTGTACCATTTAAGAACTTTGAGGAGATTTATTGCACTCGTGAGTCAAGAACCGGCGTTATTCGCTGGTAGCATACGTGAAAACATCATATATGGGGCTTCAGAGGAAGTTAGTGAATCAGAGATTGTTGATGCTGCAAAAGCAGCTAATGCTCATGACTTTATAACGGTTTTAAAAGATGGGTTTGATACATGGTGTGGTGAGCGTGGGGTACAGCTCTCTGGGGGGCAAAAACAACGTATCGCTGTAGCGCGGGCAATACTAAAAAACCCGACAGTTTTATTACTAGACGAAGCAACTAGTGCACTAGATAGTCAATCAGAGAAATTAGTGCAAGACGCACTCGACAGAATGATGGTGGGGCGGACAAGTGTGGTGGTCGCACATCGGTTAAGTACCATACAAAGTTGTGACACCATTGCAGTGTTGGAAAAAGGAGCAGTGGTCGAGATTGGAAACCATGGTTCGTTGCTAGCGAAAGAACCAACCGGAACTTACTACTCCTTGGTGAATCTTCAAAAGTCTGATTCTACCAATCATAGTATAGACTACTAA